One window of the Desulfonatronum thiosulfatophilum genome contains the following:
- a CDS encoding bile acid:sodium symporter: MTTFLKKHWFFVGMAVVSALAFAVPELGVVVKEYKILNFGIFLTFLITGLSLDTRSVLEQIRNVRVLSASLLSALVVIPIITAVLATLFFGDNIDFIIGSIIIAAAPVTVASGTVMTAMALGNVPLSLFICVLCNLFSLISIPLVLNWLLGFMEHMLRFEQAISLPVGQILITLSLTVLVPTVLGQIMRPWLREQVAVYKKAFSIFSQCVVLLIIFNAVSSSVGVIGSLGLGLVGLFGFMIFLHVVILALNYGISKAIRLDEPSTAAFTIHTSQKTLTISYLVWAGYFAHLFPLAMVPGIVYHVVQMIMDTFVAQWFRERAGRRQGG; encoded by the coding sequence ATGACCACCTTCCTCAAAAAACACTGGTTCTTCGTCGGCATGGCCGTGGTTTCGGCTTTGGCGTTTGCCGTTCCGGAGCTTGGCGTTGTCGTCAAGGAATACAAGATCCTCAATTTCGGCATCTTCCTGACGTTTCTGATCACCGGGTTGAGCCTGGATACGCGCAGCGTTCTGGAGCAGATCAGGAATGTTCGCGTGCTTTCCGCATCCTTGCTGTCGGCCCTGGTGGTGATTCCGATCATCACGGCCGTATTGGCTACCTTGTTCTTCGGCGACAACATTGATTTCATCATTGGTTCGATCATCATTGCCGCGGCGCCGGTGACCGTGGCTTCGGGGACGGTGATGACCGCCATGGCTCTGGGCAACGTCCCGCTGAGCCTGTTCATCTGCGTGCTCTGCAACCTCTTTTCCCTGATCTCCATCCCGCTGGTCCTGAACTGGCTGCTGGGATTCATGGAGCATATGCTGCGTTTCGAGCAGGCCATCTCTTTGCCGGTGGGGCAGATCCTGATCACCCTCAGTCTGACCGTGCTGGTGCCGACGGTTCTGGGGCAGATCATGCGGCCCTGGCTCAGGGAGCAGGTGGCGGTCTACAAAAAGGCGTTTTCCATTTTTTCGCAGTGCGTGGTTCTGTTGATCATTTTCAACGCCGTTTCCAGCTCCGTGGGGGTGATCGGTTCCCTGGGCCTGGGATTGGTGGGGCTGTTCGGGTTCATGATCTTTTTGCACGTGGTCATCCTGGCGCTGAACTACGGCATTTCCAAGGCGATCCGGCTGGATGAACCCTCCACGGCCGCCTTCACCATCCACACTTCCCAGAAAACCCTGACCATCTCCTATCTGGTCTGGGCCGGCTACTTCGCCCACCTCTTCCCCCTGGCCATGGTTCCGGGCATTGTCTATCACGTGGTGCAGATGATCATGGACACCTTTGTGGCCCAGTGGTTTCGGGAGCGGGCCGGGCGGCGGCAGGGAGGTTGA
- a CDS encoding GGDEF domain-containing protein: MIFNTLDATETSMRLERQDLITFEPELRAAMSRFLPFSSYGLYFPASLPTDMLVADSQGGHQIFPVYHAQEKKALLPLHRHGELLGVFVARGVRGRVTKTMLHLWSCLCGQIMDNLLLHKKTRTDPLTGLANSICLEETLSREIRLVHRGLWPDTPISLEDGISEYSASVGLICLDVDGFSRINELWGYQFGDIVLRDLARVAVRVAPEQAICARLREDTLAICFSGATTTKCQELASALLREVGKMECENKINGEKIALSVSQGYVTYPQDFHGRQLRKSVREQTGLMLEKAARALHNAQEQGPGRIRAFSGILRESGVVLEILPMNRILVSLGRSVDAREGQRFLVWSSILDSENRALPEISTPSGRKGMSRVCKAEVQLVEVRGDTSVAEIILLHDPGSSILPEDQLTILRTGSRNEAGEDVEDQAFRDAVLELQLMTSREFIKQWVDLRQQYGRFSLILLHLEGVSNETESVDHADVERKMLALATLASDKLGPRPVMGRFSFSTLACLIPEKSAADLHPSANDLIRTAGEVLLCPVYAGMADYPFLAYSKADILDNCRKALEHAMMLPEPSAVEFCSTSLTVSADRYFSSGDIYSALEEYKTALLADELNHLARNSLGVCYARLGKYPEALAQFTAILNQNPKDIMASYNQGHTFLKLGEQDRARQAFLRCLELDTKHVFSLIRLGQLAEQDESLDAAREYFEQAKTMPGGEGLTHRHLARLDLRQGDLEGAREHLHQALVHNSRDALAMHLLAKMYLEQGEDPEIAETLARQSVALWPEQRSFWEVLARALEGQGRDDEARLARERSG; encoded by the coding sequence ATGATTTTCAACACCCTTGATGCTACGGAAACGTCCATGCGGCTTGAGCGGCAGGACCTGATCACCTTTGAGCCGGAATTGCGGGCGGCCATGTCCCGCTTTCTGCCTTTTTCCTCCTACGGCCTGTATTTTCCGGCCAGCCTGCCCACGGACATGCTGGTGGCGGACAGTCAGGGCGGCCATCAGATCTTTCCGGTCTATCATGCCCAGGAAAAGAAGGCCCTGCTGCCCCTGCACCGGCACGGGGAGCTGCTGGGCGTCTTCGTGGCCCGGGGCGTGCGCGGGCGTGTGACCAAGACCATGCTTCACCTGTGGTCCTGCCTGTGCGGGCAGATCATGGACAATCTGCTGCTGCACAAGAAGACGCGGACCGACCCGCTGACCGGGCTGGCCAATTCCATCTGCCTTGAGGAGACCCTGAGCCGGGAGATCCGGTTGGTGCACCGCGGTCTCTGGCCGGACACCCCCATCAGCCTGGAGGACGGCATTTCCGAATACAGCGCCAGCGTGGGGCTGATCTGCCTGGACGTGGACGGATTCTCCCGGATCAACGAGTTGTGGGGGTACCAGTTCGGCGACATCGTGCTCCGTGATCTGGCCCGGGTCGCGGTCCGCGTCGCTCCGGAGCAGGCGATCTGCGCCCGGCTTCGGGAAGATACCCTGGCGATCTGCTTTTCCGGCGCCACCACCACCAAGTGCCAGGAACTGGCCTCGGCCCTGCTCCGGGAAGTCGGAAAAATGGAATGCGAAAACAAGATCAACGGTGAGAAAATTGCCCTGTCCGTCAGCCAGGGGTACGTCACCTATCCCCAGGATTTTCACGGCCGCCAGCTCCGCAAATCCGTCCGGGAACAGACCGGTCTGATGCTTGAGAAAGCCGCGCGGGCTCTGCACAATGCCCAGGAACAAGGTCCGGGTCGGATTCGCGCCTTTTCCGGCATCCTGCGCGAAAGCGGCGTGGTGCTGGAGATTTTGCCCATGAATCGGATTCTGGTCAGCCTGGGCCGTTCCGTGGATGCCCGGGAGGGGCAGCGATTCCTGGTCTGGTCCTCGATTTTGGACTCTGAAAACCGGGCGCTTCCGGAAATTTCCACGCCTTCGGGGCGCAAGGGCATGTCCCGGGTTTGCAAGGCGGAAGTGCAGTTGGTGGAGGTCCGCGGGGATACTTCCGTGGCCGAAATCATCCTGTTGCATGATCCCGGGAGCAGCATCCTGCCTGAGGACCAGTTGACCATTCTGCGGACGGGGTCCCGCAACGAGGCGGGCGAGGACGTGGAGGACCAGGCGTTCCGGGATGCGGTTCTGGAACTGCAACTGATGACCTCCCGGGAGTTCATCAAGCAGTGGGTGGACCTGCGGCAGCAGTACGGGCGGTTCTCCCTGATTCTGCTGCACCTGGAGGGTGTTTCCAACGAGACGGAAAGCGTCGACCATGCCGACGTGGAGCGCAAGATGCTTGCCCTGGCCACTCTGGCGTCGGACAAGCTCGGACCGCGTCCGGTCATGGGGCGGTTCAGTTTCAGCACGCTGGCCTGCCTGATTCCGGAGAAAAGCGCCGCCGACCTGCACCCGTCAGCCAACGACCTGATCCGGACAGCCGGGGAAGTGCTGCTCTGTCCAGTATATGCGGGAATGGCGGACTACCCGTTTCTGGCCTATTCGAAAGCTGACATCCTGGACAACTGCCGCAAGGCCCTGGAACATGCAATGATGCTTCCCGAGCCCAGCGCGGTGGAGTTCTGTTCCACGTCCCTGACCGTGAGCGCGGATCGCTACTTTTCCAGCGGCGACATCTATTCCGCCCTGGAGGAATACAAGACGGCGCTTCTGGCGGATGAGCTGAATCATCTGGCCAGGAATTCCCTGGGCGTATGCTATGCCAGGCTGGGCAAGTACCCCGAGGCGCTGGCTCAGTTCACCGCCATTCTCAACCAGAATCCCAAAGACATCATGGCCTCCTACAACCAGGGCCACACCTTCCTGAAGCTGGGAGAGCAGGACCGGGCCAGGCAGGCCTTCCTGCGTTGCCTGGAGCTTGACACGAAGCATGTCTTCAGCCTGATCCGGCTGGGGCAACTGGCCGAGCAGGACGAGAGCCTGGACGCGGCCCGGGAATATTTCGAGCAGGCCAAAACCATGCCCGGAGGCGAGGGGCTGACCCATCGCCATCTGGCGCGCCTCGATCTGCGCCAGGGCGACCTTGAAGGCGCCCGCGAACATCTGCACCAGGCCCTTGTGCACAATTCCCGGGACGCCCTGGCCATGCACCTGCTGGCCAAGATGTACCTGGAGCAGGGCGAAGATCCGGAAATCGCCGAAACCCTCGCCCGACAAAGCGTGGCCCTGTGGCCGGAGCAGAGAAGTTTCTGGGAAGTTCTGGCACGGGCTTTGGAGGGCCAGGGGAGAGATGATGAGGCCAGGTTGGCCAGGGAAAGATCGGGCTGA
- the grpE gene encoding nucleotide exchange factor GrpE — translation MKKVFAALWRAVKAVGRFLDHYIVLPIMGVLGRWMMGRVNAAKAKDQVVMKPWKSEAVEDFRIWVGELPDEKPRFDDGPFEGNEIMMVLKEFATLRQEIAMQNQEQHKTTAYIKDLLQSFQDASRIYEQNTQGLDQLAENIRLTVEKDVVLQFVSLRDILVRGQVAAQAAAEEKSFLRRPPAVLDEAVAGYDAAILRLDRALDRMSIYKVPTVGHMFDPKTMVVAGRRLEPGRARNIVLEEQRSGYERQGEAIRTAEVVVNG, via the coding sequence ATGAAAAAGGTGTTTGCGGCGTTGTGGAGAGCCGTGAAGGCTGTTGGAAGGTTCCTGGACCACTATATTGTCCTGCCGATCATGGGCGTTCTGGGCCGGTGGATGATGGGTCGGGTGAATGCCGCCAAGGCGAAGGATCAGGTGGTCATGAAACCGTGGAAATCCGAGGCCGTGGAGGATTTCAGGATCTGGGTCGGGGAATTGCCGGACGAGAAGCCGAGGTTCGATGACGGCCCCTTTGAAGGCAATGAAATCATGATGGTGCTCAAGGAATTTGCCACGCTGCGGCAGGAAATCGCGATGCAAAATCAGGAACAGCATAAGACCACTGCCTATATCAAGGACCTGCTGCAATCCTTCCAGGACGCCTCGCGAATTTATGAGCAGAATACCCAGGGGCTGGACCAGCTCGCCGAGAATATTCGACTGACCGTGGAAAAGGACGTGGTGCTGCAGTTTGTTTCCCTGCGGGACATCCTGGTCCGTGGTCAGGTCGCGGCCCAGGCGGCCGCCGAGGAAAAATCCTTCCTGCGCCGGCCTCCGGCGGTGCTCGATGAAGCCGTGGCAGGCTACGACGCGGCCATCCTCCGCCTGGACCGGGCCCTGGATCGGATGAGCATCTACAAGGTTCCCACCGTGGGGCATATGTTCGATCCCAAGACCATGGTCGTGGCAGGCCGCCGCCTGGAACCGGGCCGGGCCAGAAACATCGTCCTGGAAGAACAACGCAGCGGCTATGAACGCCAGGGGGAGGCCATCCGCACGGCCGAGGTCGTGGTGAACGGATAG
- a CDS encoding tetratricopeptide repeat protein — translation MLRFWRAYRALFSGSVLRSPASWVPRSVSVSSWAVFFLLFFCAEAFSALDVSFRRFPNREQLELRLPPESPQPDVKRIAARDVHVLLPMSVSADNAAPFLSGSTLLDAVSLGREGLRVRTTTEAFGFVGQYDAAKGLLLISFFPDPLGSRWQQNAGPQRPEPSTASPARTPPPAGEPASRPAPAQPASVPERNQEQNRSQAQSRDQVPGPAVEQPVETDRLPPMQSPAAESSPPPLPAGLQTFAGLRRSITEPAPPVGAPEQIRAPIPAQNDSQQLSDPSGQSTPPPTQSMIRNPIRRVSPEDAQPVAPFREQPEPAISSEPQPAATSSPEAVDPQENAPVITSATDVSPAQAPIIRQRIDPGPSPTPAQPTPEITPAQPVFPEAPEPERPSEAVEHAAPALEDPASQPVQVEQDRVEKAHEEQRPEEIPQEKDPDQQYRGLMSTAKAALMNAEFDVAVEALRTLSNVHGLSDSMREEALYNLGDAMFGLHQNDLANNFVPVAQAYERAMHMNPKSIRTPLALRNLGVLHLRVDNLPEARAYFNVLRRDYPHDPLVPTTEYYLGQYFLDRGDYNQAADYFQRVVQNHPEYSISQQSSVGLARALNALGHDGQAFQIMDFLEKRWPRYYIDDPSLLELAGIIALRVNELESAKQRLLTYYNLVPDTPDADMLLARIGDIYLLTGRPDPARRIFEKAAREFPDQEGGLIAKMRLVEGGIHDEPSLEDMFTTRRAADVYSEIITKHPDSPLAAVATIKLAIWQIWNKRFEDSLMVISDFLADHPNHSLSPKALEVGEEAFTQLVHRNAEDGRYAETLEQWRDNPFLHALLEDFSPATRLGLAMAFWKTGDFEQAITLAGPYLTDATPRQVLIPALEMILGIYLEQQEWERIVGLGALRDDLPAPQKRELSYSMALALENLGRSDDAQPLWLKLAEDLNLGHAQRGYALYFLARKAMQNENFERVYLYAQESLSLLLVDREDQGKIRDNVLWLTQVTERTGRLQEALAWALELDQLIDQSDPEWTMSRYRLAQLYQRNHDLNQWQAVLKDLQANDPRGLYGRLAASALQGRTLEDSAGRFRP, via the coding sequence ATGCTCCGATTTTGGCGTGCGTACCGCGCTTTGTTTTCCGGGAGCGTTCTCCGCTCCCCGGCGTCCTGGGTTCCGAGATCCGTTTCGGTTTCGTCCTGGGCCGTCTTTTTCCTGTTGTTCTTCTGCGCCGAGGCTTTTTCCGCCCTGGATGTTTCTTTCCGGCGATTCCCCAATAGAGAGCAACTGGAATTGCGCCTGCCTCCCGAGAGTCCTCAACCGGATGTCAAGCGGATCGCGGCACGCGACGTTCATGTCCTTCTTCCCATGTCGGTTTCCGCTGACAATGCCGCTCCGTTCCTGAGCGGGTCGACTCTTCTGGATGCGGTTTCCCTGGGCCGGGAAGGGCTGCGGGTCCGGACGACCACGGAAGCCTTCGGGTTTGTGGGCCAGTACGATGCCGCAAAAGGCCTGTTGTTGATCAGCTTTTTTCCCGATCCTCTGGGAAGCCGTTGGCAACAGAACGCCGGCCCCCAACGACCGGAACCGTCCACTGCCTCGCCGGCCCGTACGCCTCCGCCGGCTGGCGAGCCGGCGAGCCGCCCCGCGCCCGCGCAGCCTGCATCCGTTCCGGAACGGAACCAAGAACAAAATCGGTCCCAGGCCCAATCGCGGGATCAAGTGCCGGGACCCGCCGTGGAGCAACCGGTTGAAACGGATCGTCTGCCGCCCATGCAATCTCCCGCCGCGGAGTCTTCGCCCCCTCCCCTGCCTGCCGGCCTGCAAACTTTCGCCGGGTTGCGCCGGAGCATCACCGAGCCTGCTCCTCCCGTCGGCGCCCCTGAACAAATCCGTGCGCCCATTCCTGCGCAAAACGATTCTCAACAATTATCGGATCCCTCCGGCCAATCCACTCCGCCTCCCACACAGAGCATGATCCGGAATCCGATCCGGCGCGTCAGCCCTGAAGATGCGCAACCCGTTGCTCCTTTCCGGGAACAGCCGGAACCGGCGATTTCCTCCGAACCACAGCCGGCCGCCACGTCGTCTCCGGAGGCGGTCGATCCCCAGGAAAATGCTCCGGTCATTACATCGGCAACGGACGTCTCTCCGGCTCAGGCTCCGATTATTAGGCAACGCATCGATCCAGGTCCGTCGCCGACGCCGGCGCAGCCAACGCCGGAAATCACCCCCGCGCAACCTGTTTTTCCTGAAGCCCCGGAGCCGGAGCGCCCGTCGGAAGCCGTGGAACATGCCGCCCCGGCACTTGAAGATCCCGCATCACAACCCGTGCAGGTGGAGCAAGATCGGGTGGAAAAAGCTCATGAGGAGCAAAGGCCGGAGGAAATACCGCAGGAGAAAGACCCGGACCAGCAATATCGGGGATTAATGTCCACGGCCAAGGCAGCATTGATGAATGCGGAATTCGATGTGGCCGTGGAAGCGTTGCGCACCCTCTCCAATGTCCACGGACTCTCGGATTCCATGCGCGAGGAGGCTCTTTACAACCTGGGCGACGCAATGTTCGGCCTTCATCAGAATGACTTGGCCAACAATTTCGTCCCTGTCGCCCAGGCCTATGAACGGGCCATGCACATGAACCCGAAATCCATCCGGACCCCCCTGGCGCTGCGCAACCTGGGAGTTCTGCACCTGCGGGTGGACAATCTGCCTGAAGCCAGGGCCTACTTCAACGTGCTCCGCAGGGACTATCCCCACGATCCCCTGGTACCCACCACGGAATACTATCTGGGACAATACTTCCTGGATCGCGGCGACTACAATCAGGCCGCCGACTATTTCCAGCGAGTGGTTCAAAACCATCCGGAATATTCCATTTCCCAGCAGTCGTCTGTGGGGTTGGCCAGGGCTCTGAACGCCCTGGGCCATGACGGGCAGGCCTTCCAGATCATGGACTTTCTGGAAAAACGCTGGCCGCGGTACTATATCGACGACCCGAGCCTGCTGGAACTGGCCGGAATCATCGCCCTGCGCGTGAACGAACTGGAATCGGCCAAGCAACGCCTCCTGACCTACTACAACCTGGTTCCCGACACCCCGGACGCGGACATGCTCCTGGCCCGGATCGGGGACATCTACCTGCTCACCGGCCGGCCGGATCCGGCAAGACGTATTTTTGAAAAAGCGGCCCGCGAATTTCCGGATCAGGAAGGTGGGCTGATCGCCAAAATGCGCCTCGTGGAAGGAGGAATTCACGACGAACCCAGCCTGGAGGACATGTTCACGACACGGCGGGCCGCCGACGTCTACTCGGAAATCATCACCAAGCACCCGGACAGCCCGCTGGCCGCCGTGGCCACCATCAAGCTGGCCATCTGGCAGATTTGGAACAAGCGGTTCGAGGACAGCCTGATGGTCATCAGCGATTTTCTCGCGGACCATCCCAATCATTCCTTGAGCCCCAAGGCCCTGGAAGTGGGCGAAGAGGCGTTCACCCAGCTTGTGCACCGCAATGCAGAGGACGGACGTTATGCGGAAACCCTCGAGCAATGGCGCGACAATCCCTTCCTGCATGCATTGCTGGAGGATTTTTCACCCGCCACCCGGCTTGGCCTGGCCATGGCATTCTGGAAGACCGGAGACTTTGAGCAGGCCATCACCCTGGCCGGGCCGTATCTCACCGACGCAACGCCGCGCCAGGTTTTGATTCCGGCTTTGGAGATGATTCTCGGTATTTATCTGGAACAGCAGGAATGGGAACGGATCGTGGGACTGGGTGCACTGCGTGACGACTTGCCCGCGCCGCAGAAACGGGAACTGTCCTATTCCATGGCCCTGGCCCTGGAAAATCTGGGACGCTCGGATGATGCCCAGCCTCTCTGGCTGAAGCTGGCCGAAGACCTGAATCTGGGCCATGCCCAGCGCGGCTACGCCCTCTATTTCCTGGCCCGCAAGGCTATGCAGAACGAGAATTTCGAGCGTGTTTACCTCTACGCACAGGAGTCCCTGAGTCTGTTGCTTGTCGACCGGGAGGATCAGGGAAAGATCCGGGACAACGTGCTCTGGCTGACGCAGGTCACCGAACGCACGGGCCGCCTGCAGGAAGCGCTGGCCTGGGCCCTGGAACTGGATCAGCTCATCGACCAGTCCGATCCGGAATGGACCATGAGCCGGTACCGCCTGGCCCAACTCTACCAGCGCAACCACGATCTCAACCAATGGCAAGCCGTTTTGAAGGACTTACAGGCCAACGACCCCCGCGGCCTCTACGGCCGCCTGGCCGCCTCAGCCCTGCAAGGCCGAACCCTGGAAGACAGCGCCGGCCGCTTCAGGCCATAA
- a CDS encoding sigma-54 interaction domain-containing protein has product MTDIDRGGIIGQSHCLQQVFSVLAKVSPTDSTVLVTGESGTGKELVVRALHSNSKRKGKPFVPVNCGAIPKDLLESELFGHEKGAFTHAIRTRTGRFELADGGTIFLDEIGELDLPLQVKILRVIQEKEFERVGATSTTRVDVRIVAATNRDLEAEVAQGRFREDLFYRLNVIPIHLPPLREREDDIILLGKHFLNVFCTQKMRPVLRLSRKVQDLLALYPWPGNVRELENFMERISILCESDDVMPDDLPAKILQVVGMDVPERTPKKNVNGFEWPTLSDLRARDQGLKDFMDEIEERLLIEALQESHGVKNQAAELLGIKRTTLIEKLKKRSINP; this is encoded by the coding sequence ATGACGGACATCGATCGAGGCGGCATAATCGGCCAGAGCCATTGTTTGCAACAGGTTTTCTCCGTTCTCGCCAAGGTGTCCCCCACGGACAGCACCGTACTGGTCACCGGAGAATCCGGCACTGGAAAGGAATTGGTGGTCCGAGCCCTGCACTCCAACAGCAAGCGCAAGGGCAAGCCCTTCGTTCCCGTCAACTGCGGCGCCATCCCCAAGGACCTCCTGGAATCCGAACTCTTCGGCCATGAAAAGGGCGCATTTACCCATGCCATCCGCACCAGGACGGGCCGCTTCGAATTGGCGGACGGGGGCACCATCTTCCTGGACGAGATAGGAGAACTGGATCTGCCCCTGCAGGTAAAGATTCTGCGCGTGATCCAGGAAAAAGAATTCGAACGCGTCGGCGCCACCTCGACCACCCGGGTCGATGTCCGCATCGTCGCCGCCACCAACAGGGATCTGGAAGCGGAGGTGGCCCAGGGTCGGTTCCGCGAAGACCTTTTCTACCGCCTGAACGTCATCCCCATCCACCTGCCCCCGCTGCGCGAGCGCGAAGACGACATCATTCTGCTCGGCAAGCATTTCCTGAATGTATTTTGTACGCAAAAAATGCGGCCCGTGCTGCGCCTGTCCCGAAAGGTCCAGGATCTGCTGGCTTTGTATCCCTGGCCGGGAAACGTACGTGAACTGGAAAACTTCATGGAGCGGATCTCCATTCTCTGCGAGAGTGATGACGTCATGCCCGATGATCTGCCTGCCAAGATTCTTCAGGTTGTCGGCATGGACGTCCCCGAACGTACTCCGAAGAAGAACGTCAACGGCTTCGAATGGCCCACGCTGAGCGACTTGCGGGCTCGGGACCAAGGGCTGAAGGATTTCATGGACGAGATCGAGGAACGTTTGCTCATTGAGGCATTGCAGGAAAGCCACGGAGTCAAAAATCAGGCAGCGGAACTGCTGGGAATCAAGCGCACCACCCTGATTGAGAAACTGAAAAAACGCAGTATCAACCCGTAA
- a CDS encoding thioredoxin domain-containing protein: MHPAPRPNRLARESSHYLLQHALNPVDWFPWGEEAFARARTEDKPILLSIGYSTCHWCHVMERECFENQALAELMNRHLISIKVDREERPDIDQVYMSACHILGQRGGWPLTVFMGPDGRPFFIATYIPRKSGFGRMGMLDLIPRVEEVWSSQRKDVLATGVQLEEALRAAQEQESMAGEPDPEQAAHQAYSFFVQRYDSEHGGFGTAPKFPSPHNLLFLLQYARKHNEPQALAMVETTLGRMRLGGLFDHVGFGFHRYSTDDKWLLPHFEKMLYDQAMLLLAYTDAWRAAGNPLYRRVVAEIVDYVVDQLATEEGGFGSGQDADSEGEEGRFYVWTRDELLAVLGPEDGEWVCRTFRIQPGGNFQDEATGKSTGANILHLAEDMTDTEEQERWAVLRNRLKMAREERPKPLTDDGVLADWNGLLIAALARAGAVFDQQGWLETARGCAELVLTVMRDKKGRVLHRFRSVAADKPADAPHARHPDSPDAPHPTQHPTRHLAAQGFLEDQAFVVWGLLELYEADQNPHWLNAAEEITMAQLRDFGDETNGGFFLTARDAEPLLFRPKQAAEGALPSGNAVSAANLLRLATLTGNPEYATQARKSAHAFGNLINTQPHACTHWLTALSFGELPAED, from the coding sequence ATGCACCCTGCTCCTCGGCCAAACCGGCTGGCACGGGAAAGCAGCCATTACCTGCTCCAGCACGCTCTTAACCCGGTGGACTGGTTTCCCTGGGGCGAGGAAGCCTTTGCCCGGGCCCGGACCGAAGACAAGCCGATCCTGTTGTCCATCGGCTATTCCACCTGTCACTGGTGCCACGTCATGGAACGGGAGTGCTTCGAGAACCAGGCCCTAGCCGAACTGATGAATCGGCATCTGATCAGCATCAAGGTGGACCGGGAGGAGCGCCCGGACATCGATCAGGTCTACATGAGCGCCTGCCATATTCTGGGTCAGCGGGGAGGATGGCCGCTGACCGTGTTCATGGGGCCGGACGGCCGCCCGTTCTTCATTGCGACGTATATTCCCCGGAAATCCGGCTTCGGCCGCATGGGCATGCTGGACCTGATTCCCCGGGTCGAGGAAGTCTGGAGCAGCCAGCGCAAGGACGTTCTGGCCACCGGCGTCCAGCTTGAAGAGGCCCTGCGTGCCGCCCAGGAACAGGAATCCATGGCCGGCGAGCCGGACCCGGAACAGGCGGCGCACCAGGCGTATTCGTTCTTTGTCCAGCGCTACGATTCCGAGCACGGCGGCTTCGGAACCGCGCCCAAATTCCCGTCGCCGCACAACCTGCTGTTCCTTCTCCAGTACGCCCGCAAGCACAACGAACCCCAGGCCCTGGCCATGGTCGAAACCACCCTCGGCCGGATGCGCCTGGGCGGGCTGTTCGACCATGTCGGGTTCGGCTTCCACCGCTACTCCACCGACGACAAATGGCTGCTCCCCCACTTTGAAAAGATGCTCTACGATCAGGCCATGCTGCTCTTGGCCTACACCGACGCCTGGCGCGCCGCCGGAAATCCGCTCTACCGGCGCGTGGTGGCGGAAATCGTCGATTATGTCGTGGATCAACTGGCCACGGAAGAAGGCGGTTTCGGTAGCGGTCAGGATGCGGACAGCGAAGGTGAGGAAGGCAGGTTCTATGTCTGGACGCGGGATGAATTGCTCGCCGTTCTCGGTCCCGAGGACGGCGAATGGGTCTGCCGGACGTTCCGGATCCAGCCCGGCGGCAATTTTCAGGATGAAGCCACCGGCAAGTCCACCGGCGCAAACATTCTCCACCTTGCCGAGGATATGACAGATACGGAAGAGCAGGAACGCTGGGCCGTGCTGCGCAATCGCCTCAAGATGGCCCGGGAAGAACGTCCCAAACCACTGACGGATGACGGCGTGCTCGCGGATTGGAACGGACTGCTCATCGCGGCCCTGGCCAGGGCCGGAGCGGTTTTCGACCAACAGGGCTGGCTGGAAACCGCCCGCGGCTGCGCTGAACTGGTGCTGACCGTGATGCGCGATAAAAAGGGGCGAGTCCTGCACCGTTTCCGTTCTGTTGCCGCTGACAAGCCAGCCGACGCACCGCACGCCCGGCACCCTGACTCGCCAGATGCCCCACATCCGACACAGCATCCGACACGCCATTTGGCCGCACAGGGTTTTCTGGAAGACCAGGCCTTCGTGGTCTGGGGCCTGCTGGAACTGTACGAAGCGGATCAGAATCCGCATTGGCTCAACGCCGCGGAGGAGATCACCATGGCGCAGCTGCGGGATTTTGGCGACGAAACCAACGGCGGTTTCTTTCTCACCGCCCGGGACGCCGAGCCGCTGCTGTTTCGTCCAAAGCAGGCGGCTGAAGGCGCCCTGCCCTCCGGCAATGCCGTCAGCGCCGCCAACCTGCTCCGACTGGCCACGCTGACCGGCAACCCGGAATACGCAACCCAAGCCCGGAAATCCGCCCATGCTTTCGGCAACCTGATCAACACCCAGCCCCACGCCTGCACCCACTGGCTCACCGCACTTTCTTTCGGAGAATTGCCGGCAGAGGACTGA